In the genome of Nitrospira japonica, one region contains:
- a CDS encoding alpha/beta fold hydrolase, translating to MTSRLTATDVDRAIRQAISIETKIPEDQLREDEPFERYGIESVMSVAIVRHLEDRFGELPKTLLFEYQTLRHLTNYFLEEQGIETAPTQSIPAAPRPKETHTGDIAIIGISGRFPRAANLQEFWANLREGRDCITEIPDRLWDWKQLYDKKPNTERKSYARWGGFLDDSDCFDPLFFNIPNLVAEAMDPQQRLFLEVVHHTLEDAGYTRELLHSKRVGVYVSAMWSDYQHYGTQDASTESSFASIANRTSYFFDFHGPSIALDTSCSGSLTTVHLACESLRSGETDLAIAGGVNITTHPHKYLALSLLGFASTDGRCRSFGADANGYVPGDGVGALLLKPLVDAIADGDRIHAVIKATAINHGGRSSGYTVPSAEAQSELIDAALRKARINPRTIGYVEAHAPGTALGDPIEIRALTDTFRRYTNDSQFCAIGSVKSNIGHLEAAAGFAGIAKVVLQMRHQEIVASLHSDKLNPNIRFEATPFFVQQSLQRWQLPRTGGNGFEAQPRRRAAVSSFGVGGANAHVILEEYPEPVVFRPTRAEQLVVLSAKTDERLRVVIQNMHSHVVRALAPTESHVIAGPLTRDWVLELLSNVSHVRACLLDDADLLTDILSQPTDQDTLIACVQDQLGIALDRKWIERATIGELLASLDHSASEAADGDSRPAYLEQIAYTLQVGREAMRHRFATLVGSLPELAESLRCFLANEPTELTWTGHVPNTAANIASRYEESAYVSRLVSAKRLERLGALWCRGVDISWNEMYTTPKPRRIALPQYPFARERCWVEGAAARISGGSISTPPVRDHAHPNLETRVQSNGAEIERLMFRPRWIPVASLPTQETTVSDAQPGGAVLLVYPIGAEFLVDALKQLLPPSDIYEIVLETRTELVSPTKWTVSLSDADAIGACLEHIEDLRTVYFLGGYHDDEWHPGTMAAFQRLQLQGVRSLVRLVKGLEGRRRAGCSMPRLKVFANRTNRVHSAERIQPFTAAVSGIARCIAREYPELSPEIFDLDIRASDASRHARLLAALHTAITGVAGYTEASIRDGQAFIRQIHPHAIEEIQAPVFKHNGLYVIVGGAGAVGRVLSRQLASLARARLIWLGRRPFDDSVAAQVTELAHVGGQLSYMTVDAAAVDQLEAAFDEIEAKHGDIDGILHLAMVHEVARLSELTEEQIARTLSSKSESTYALYSALRHRDIGFVALFSSAEAYVGNVGWGDYAAACSAQDAFALYWADNAAYPVVSINWGYWEGGDPEIGAMLEAKGVHPLKAGQGVAILERVIGRRSSQTIALDVDGVVLERMGFVPHTTRRPSADGAVTMAETVPAPEPPSRTPVTKDEPGSPSDEPLISASMPGGAPAVLPDEHQLSYALSDLLSTVLKISRARIDPDTDLINYGIDSLTVLALQKALEAKAGTLPATLFITSTTLRAVAQQLLQQHPAAAGALVPLPPAPSCVGAPTPTVAGSPAPSGRAAAEAYVLDRHPPPDVSDYLAQYGAMYRDGRLKKACEIGPKLGLPVAASGRPELKHLLMNTKSCNAVELFTIGSGAPVVLLPAVALTAPIWTHQLSSSLTSTMQFIALHPPGYGATSPIRDCTTRGISEVFMDMIDVLSPERPVHLVASCLGCISAIYMTRSFPDRVASLTLVGAFHDTSEMVVGDPSQLTTEQFTEMLTTAVDRVKADFAEVSQHQADGGVVTGASPALLLDSFCANALIAMRYLSEMLSLSPLPWLAGIKAPTQCIVGSNDRIVSTRHSREIVAGVPGAALVEIDGAGHFPYLTHSEQFNSLLDTFISKHERRQYDRSIGSRNASTTLAASQL from the coding sequence GTGACCTCGAGGCTGACAGCAACCGACGTCGACCGTGCGATTCGGCAGGCGATCTCGATCGAAACAAAGATTCCGGAGGACCAACTCCGTGAGGACGAGCCGTTCGAGCGCTACGGCATAGAATCCGTAATGAGTGTCGCCATCGTCCGCCATCTTGAGGACAGGTTCGGCGAACTCCCGAAGACGCTGCTGTTCGAGTACCAGACGTTGCGACACTTGACCAACTACTTTCTCGAGGAGCAAGGAATCGAGACCGCGCCTACTCAGTCGATCCCCGCGGCGCCGCGGCCGAAGGAGACGCACACCGGTGACATCGCCATCATTGGCATCAGCGGTAGATTCCCGCGCGCCGCCAACCTGCAGGAGTTTTGGGCCAACCTGCGCGAGGGACGTGACTGTATCACGGAGATCCCTGACCGCCTTTGGGACTGGAAGCAACTCTACGACAAAAAGCCCAACACGGAGAGGAAGTCGTACGCTCGATGGGGTGGATTCCTCGACGACTCTGATTGTTTTGATCCGTTGTTCTTCAACATTCCAAACCTCGTGGCCGAGGCGATGGATCCTCAACAGCGGCTGTTCCTCGAGGTGGTTCACCACACGCTTGAGGATGCGGGATACACCCGCGAACTCCTCCATTCCAAGCGGGTCGGCGTCTACGTCAGTGCAATGTGGAGCGACTATCAGCATTACGGCACACAGGACGCGTCGACGGAGAGCTCCTTTGCGTCGATCGCGAACCGCACCTCGTACTTCTTCGACTTCCACGGGCCTAGCATAGCTCTCGACACCAGCTGCTCCGGTTCACTGACGACGGTCCATCTCGCCTGCGAGAGCCTGCGCAGCGGCGAGACCGACCTCGCGATCGCCGGCGGAGTGAATATCACCACGCATCCGCACAAATACCTCGCGCTCAGCCTGCTCGGATTCGCGTCGACCGATGGCCGGTGCCGCAGTTTCGGTGCCGACGCAAACGGCTACGTTCCGGGTGACGGCGTCGGTGCCTTGCTCCTCAAGCCGTTGGTCGATGCGATCGCCGACGGCGATCGAATACATGCCGTAATCAAAGCAACAGCGATCAACCACGGTGGCCGATCGAGCGGCTACACTGTTCCCAGCGCCGAAGCCCAGTCGGAGCTGATCGATGCGGCGCTCCGCAAAGCCCGAATCAATCCGCGGACGATTGGGTACGTCGAGGCCCATGCGCCGGGCACCGCTCTCGGCGATCCAATCGAAATCAGGGCATTGACAGACACCTTCAGGAGATACACGAACGACTCCCAATTCTGCGCCATCGGTTCGGTCAAGTCGAACATCGGTCATCTGGAAGCCGCAGCGGGATTCGCTGGCATCGCCAAGGTCGTGCTGCAGATGCGACACCAGGAGATAGTGGCAAGTCTTCATTCAGACAAGCTAAATCCTAACATCCGATTCGAGGCCACGCCGTTCTTCGTTCAACAAAGCCTTCAACGCTGGCAGCTTCCACGCACTGGCGGCAACGGATTCGAAGCGCAACCCAGACGGCGGGCCGCCGTCAGCTCCTTCGGTGTCGGTGGGGCGAACGCTCACGTCATCCTGGAGGAATATCCCGAACCCGTCGTGTTCCGCCCCACCCGCGCTGAGCAGCTAGTCGTTCTCTCTGCGAAGACCGATGAACGGTTGCGCGTTGTCATTCAAAATATGCACAGTCACGTCGTGCGCGCGCTCGCGCCTACTGAATCTCACGTTATCGCCGGTCCGCTGACTCGTGACTGGGTGCTCGAGCTTTTGAGCAACGTGAGCCATGTCCGCGCCTGCTTGCTTGACGACGCAGATTTGCTGACCGACATTTTGAGTCAGCCTACCGACCAAGACACGCTGATCGCGTGTGTCCAAGACCAGCTCGGTATCGCGCTCGACCGAAAGTGGATCGAGCGCGCCACCATCGGGGAGCTCTTGGCGTCGCTGGACCATTCGGCGTCGGAGGCTGCGGATGGGGATTCCAGGCCGGCTTACTTGGAGCAAATCGCTTACACGCTCCAGGTCGGACGGGAAGCGATGCGGCACCGTTTCGCGACGCTCGTCGGATCCCTGCCAGAGCTGGCGGAATCACTGCGATGCTTCTTGGCGAACGAGCCGACCGAACTCACGTGGACCGGACACGTTCCGAACACCGCCGCGAACATCGCTTCACGATACGAAGAATCGGCATACGTCTCGCGCCTCGTATCCGCAAAACGTCTGGAGCGACTCGGGGCGCTGTGGTGCAGGGGCGTCGACATTTCCTGGAATGAGATGTACACGACGCCGAAGCCGCGGCGGATCGCGCTGCCACAGTATCCGTTCGCACGCGAACGCTGCTGGGTCGAAGGAGCTGCAGCACGGATCAGCGGCGGGAGCATCTCGACGCCGCCGGTGCGTGACCATGCACATCCTAATCTCGAGACTCGTGTGCAAAGCAATGGAGCCGAGATTGAACGGCTGATGTTTCGTCCGCGCTGGATACCCGTTGCGTCGCTGCCGACTCAAGAAACGACTGTCTCGGACGCGCAGCCTGGCGGGGCCGTGCTATTAGTCTATCCGATCGGCGCCGAGTTCCTCGTCGATGCGTTGAAGCAGCTTCTTCCCCCAAGTGACATCTATGAGATCGTTCTCGAGACGCGCACGGAGCTGGTCTCGCCGACCAAGTGGACCGTAAGTCTCTCTGACGCGGATGCTATCGGAGCCTGTCTCGAGCACATTGAGGACCTCCGCACCGTTTATTTTCTCGGCGGCTATCACGACGACGAATGGCACCCAGGGACAATGGCTGCGTTCCAGCGCTTGCAGCTACAAGGCGTGAGATCGCTGGTCCGCCTGGTTAAGGGACTCGAAGGCCGGCGCCGAGCCGGCTGCAGCATGCCGCGGCTGAAGGTCTTCGCGAACCGTACGAATCGCGTGCACTCGGCTGAGCGCATACAGCCCTTCACCGCAGCCGTATCCGGAATTGCACGCTGCATCGCGCGCGAGTATCCTGAGCTCTCCCCCGAGATCTTCGACCTCGATATCCGCGCGTCCGATGCCAGCCGTCATGCACGCTTGTTGGCTGCACTCCATACTGCCATTACGGGCGTCGCAGGCTACACCGAGGCGTCGATTCGCGACGGCCAAGCCTTCATCCGCCAGATCCATCCGCATGCTATCGAGGAGATTCAGGCGCCTGTTTTCAAACACAACGGCCTCTACGTAATCGTTGGGGGCGCAGGCGCTGTCGGCAGAGTGCTGAGCCGCCAACTCGCCTCACTCGCGAGAGCGCGGCTCATCTGGTTGGGACGCCGTCCCTTCGACGATTCGGTCGCAGCGCAGGTGACCGAGCTGGCGCACGTGGGCGGACAATTGAGCTACATGACTGTAGACGCGGCGGCAGTCGACCAACTCGAGGCCGCGTTCGACGAAATCGAAGCGAAGCACGGTGATATCGACGGCATTCTCCATCTTGCGATGGTCCACGAAGTGGCGCGGCTTTCGGAACTCACTGAAGAGCAGATCGCCCGCACGCTCTCATCCAAGTCCGAATCGACGTACGCGTTGTACTCGGCCCTGCGCCACCGCGACATCGGCTTCGTCGCGCTCTTCTCATCGGCGGAGGCGTATGTCGGCAACGTCGGCTGGGGGGACTATGCGGCAGCGTGCTCGGCGCAGGACGCGTTCGCGCTGTATTGGGCAGACAACGCAGCCTATCCGGTCGTGTCGATCAACTGGGGCTACTGGGAGGGAGGTGACCCCGAGATCGGTGCTATGCTCGAGGCCAAGGGCGTTCACCCGCTTAAGGCTGGCCAGGGTGTCGCAATCCTCGAGCGCGTCATCGGCCGTCGTTCCTCGCAAACCATTGCCCTGGACGTCGACGGCGTCGTACTCGAACGGATGGGGTTCGTGCCACACACCACTCGTCGACCGAGCGCCGACGGCGCAGTCACAATGGCGGAGACAGTGCCCGCCCCGGAGCCGCCCTCACGCACGCCTGTGACAAAGGACGAGCCTGGGTCACCGAGCGATGAGCCCCTCATCTCGGCATCGATGCCGGGAGGAGCTCCCGCTGTGCTTCCGGACGAACACCAACTGAGCTATGCGCTGTCCGATCTGCTGTCGACGGTCCTGAAGATCAGCCGCGCGCGAATTGATCCGGATACCGACCTCATCAACTATGGCATCGACTCGCTCACGGTACTCGCCCTGCAGAAGGCATTGGAGGCGAAGGCCGGGACTCTCCCGGCGACGCTGTTCATCACCTCGACGACGTTGCGGGCCGTCGCTCAACAATTGCTGCAGCAGCATCCTGCCGCAGCCGGGGCGCTCGTTCCGCTGCCGCCGGCACCGTCGTGTGTCGGCGCGCCGACACCTACGGTCGCCGGCAGCCCGGCGCCAAGCGGCCGAGCAGCCGCCGAGGCATATGTCCTTGATCGGCACCCTCCTCCGGATGTCTCGGACTATCTCGCACAGTACGGCGCAATGTACCGAGACGGTCGGCTGAAAAAGGCGTGCGAGATCGGGCCTAAGCTGGGCCTTCCGGTGGCCGCCTCTGGGAGGCCTGAGCTCAAGCACCTGCTGATGAACACGAAGTCATGCAATGCCGTCGAGCTTTTCACTATCGGAAGCGGTGCCCCGGTTGTGCTCCTGCCCGCCGTCGCCCTAACGGCTCCCATCTGGACGCATCAGCTGTCGTCGAGCCTGACGAGCACGATGCAGTTCATCGCACTCCATCCGCCTGGCTACGGCGCAACAAGTCCCATTCGGGACTGCACAACCAGAGGCATCTCTGAGGTTTTCATGGATATGATCGACGTGCTGTCACCGGAACGGCCTGTCCACTTAGTCGCCTCCTGTCTCGGTTGCATCTCGGCGATCTACATGACCAGGTCGTTCCCCGACCGGGTGGCGTCGCTGACGCTAGTCGGCGCCTTTCACGATACGTCAGAAATGGTGGTGGGCGATCCTAGCCAGCTCACGACAGAACAGTTCACCGAGATGCTCACGACGGCGGTCGACCGCGTGAAAGCCGACTTCGCCGAAGTGAGCCAGCACCAAGCCGATGGTGGCGTCGTAACGGGTGCATCACCGGCGTTACTCCTCGATAGCTTCTGCGCGAACGCATTGATCGCAATGCGATACCTCAGCGAGATGCTCTCGCTGTCGCCGCTGCCGTGGCTCGCCGGCATCAAGGCGCCGACCCAGTGCATTGTCGGCTCGAACGATCGCATCGTCAGTACACGCCATTCTCGAGAGATCGTGGCAGGAGTGCCCGGTGCAGCACTCGTGGAAATCGATGGCGCTGGTCATTTCCCGTACCTGACCCACAGCGAGCAGTTCAATTCGCTGCTCGATACATTCATTTCGAAGCATGAACGTCGCCAATACGACCGCTCGATCGGCAGCCGCAACGCCAGCACAACGCTGGCCGCGTCACAACTGTGA
- a CDS encoding SAP domain-containing protein, translating to MSAKTKSKRPPLTANISIDEFRAFYWYLHELVEFCRNNGLPTGGQKLAVVSRIERFIRSGKRTGLAESTSIKRRVSTAPRELSILTVVGNDFKCDVTARNFFKSVIGEHFHFTAHVNRFRRERLRRGIRTTYGDLAREWLAEHERRKDPRYKSKIERSWQYNQFVRDFAADKLRNRGKGMRGAAKAWNEIREHRGPHTYAEYVRITERRQPPT from the coding sequence ATGAGCGCCAAGACTAAATCGAAACGACCGCCACTGACGGCCAACATAAGCATCGACGAATTTCGAGCCTTCTACTGGTATCTGCACGAGCTGGTCGAATTCTGTCGGAACAACGGCCTGCCGACGGGCGGCCAAAAGCTCGCCGTGGTCTCTCGGATCGAGCGTTTCATACGTAGCGGTAAGCGCACGGGACTGGCCGAGTCCACGTCAATCAAGCGCCGCGTCAGCACAGCTCCGCGCGAGCTGTCCATATTGACTGTCGTGGGCAACGACTTCAAATGTGACGTGACAGCGCGCAATTTCTTCAAGTCCGTCATCGGTGAACACTTTCATTTCACGGCGCACGTCAATCGTTTCCGACGCGAACGGCTACGCAGAGGTATTCGGACCACCTATGGCGACCTTGCGCGCGAGTGGTTGGCCGAGCATGAGCGGCGAAAGGATCCGCGCTACAAGTCGAAGATTGAGCGTTCGTGGCAGTACAATCAATTCGTCCGCGACTTCGCTGCGGACAAGCTGCGAAACAGGGGAAAGGGAATGCGCGGAGCCGCGAAGGCGTGGAACGAGATTCGCGAGCATCGGGGGCCGCACACCTACGCGGAATACGTAAGAATTACCGAGCGCCGGCAGCCACCGACATGA
- a CDS encoding type I 3-dehydroquinate dehydratase, with protein sequence MQKFSSHQVWATVSGRDRDDIMKQIDSLVCWGVRAIEFRVDLIPEALWDSILGIGSLPVPWWVAHFGTGKDADTAKTAIAETLRSDAEGAIFHSRCEHLSDLIAMCQKAGRPFAAPYHSQNPMTRNEAIREFEYQATLTPAFRKIAARARTYAEAAAIVDATHTASKAGGSPVVGAVFGPQRWARIALPHAGSAITFILAHAVENEVGGDDQQLHLGDIHHLSAVKDLLAIQRGAHASTIH encoded by the coding sequence ATGCAGAAATTCTCGAGTCATCAGGTTTGGGCGACAGTGTCGGGAAGAGATCGCGATGACATCATGAAGCAGATCGATTCGCTCGTCTGCTGGGGCGTGCGCGCGATCGAATTCCGCGTAGATTTGATTCCCGAGGCGCTATGGGATTCAATCCTTGGAATCGGAAGCCTACCCGTTCCGTGGTGGGTCGCACACTTCGGCACGGGCAAGGACGCCGACACGGCCAAGACGGCAATCGCTGAGACGCTTCGGAGCGATGCGGAAGGCGCGATCTTTCATTCACGGTGCGAGCACCTGTCGGACCTGATCGCAATGTGCCAAAAGGCGGGACGGCCCTTCGCCGCACCGTATCATAGCCAAAATCCGATGACCCGGAACGAAGCGATCAGGGAGTTCGAGTATCAGGCGACTCTCACTCCGGCATTCCGCAAGATCGCCGCGCGCGCACGCACGTACGCTGAGGCCGCCGCCATCGTTGACGCGACGCATACTGCTTCGAAAGCGGGTGGTTCGCCGGTTGTCGGAGCTGTATTCGGTCCGCAGCGCTGGGCGCGCATCGCGTTGCCTCACGCCGGTTCGGCAATCACCTTTATCCTCGCCCACGCAGTTGAGAACGAAGTCGGAGGAGATGACCAGCAGCTTCACCTGGGGGACATCCATCATCTGTCCGCGGTGAAGGACCTGCTCGCCATCCAACGCGGCGCGCATGCGTCCACGATACACTGA
- a CDS encoding thioesterase II family protein, whose amino-acid sequence MTIATTGRSQSEVAREWIGLSRPAHKSRMHLIAFPYAGGGASVYRRWQNDLAHAKWLDFTVLQLPGRETRIRERPHNDLAQLLKELEWAVGAAVDRPYALFGYSMGALLAYELAVRLAESHAAPERLLVAARCPPWRNRHRPAAIPSRDALLAWVRRLGATATELLDTDLFIERFLPTLEADIRIVDGFARDVPQILPCPIDAFSSDDDAEVSIDDMRCWETAAGSGFRLHRLGGGHFFLHRSHNELIALINQILGSHASSGGR is encoded by the coding sequence ATGACGATCGCGACGACTGGCCGCTCTCAGTCAGAAGTTGCTCGGGAGTGGATTGGGCTAAGCCGACCCGCCCACAAGTCGCGGATGCATCTAATCGCATTCCCGTACGCCGGTGGAGGAGCCTCGGTGTATCGACGTTGGCAAAACGATCTCGCCCACGCCAAATGGCTCGACTTCACAGTTCTCCAATTGCCCGGCCGTGAGACGCGCATTCGGGAGCGGCCGCACAACGATCTGGCGCAGCTTCTCAAGGAGCTCGAGTGGGCCGTCGGCGCAGCAGTGGATCGGCCTTATGCGCTCTTCGGATATAGCATGGGAGCACTGCTTGCATACGAACTCGCCGTTCGTCTCGCCGAGAGCCACGCCGCGCCCGAACGTTTGCTGGTCGCTGCACGATGTCCTCCGTGGAGAAACAGGCATCGGCCAGCGGCCATCCCGTCACGTGATGCATTGCTTGCATGGGTTCGCCGTCTCGGGGCAACAGCCACCGAGCTGCTCGATACAGACTTGTTCATCGAACGTTTCTTGCCTACACTAGAGGCCGATATCAGGATCGTCGATGGATTCGCTCGGGACGTGCCGCAGATCCTCCCGTGCCCAATCGATGCCTTCAGTAGCGACGATGATGCGGAGGTTTCCATCGACGACATGCGATGCTGGGAAACCGCCGCTGGAAGCGGTTTCCGACTTCATCGGCTCGGAGGCGGTCATTTCTTCCTGCACCGCTCTCACAACGAGCTGATCGCGCTCATCAATCAGATCCTTGGCAGTCATGCGAGCTCTGGAGGGCGATGA